Proteins encoded together in one Cataglyphis hispanica isolate Lineage 1 chromosome 17, ULB_Chis1_1.0, whole genome shotgun sequence window:
- the LOC126856024 gene encoding cytochrome b5-like isoform X2, with protein sequence MATKDVKDIKDIKDDTSATSSSKFFTRAEVAKHTEPNDTWIIIHNNVYNVTPFLNEHPGGEEVLLEQAGSDASEPFEDIGHSTDARQMMESYKIGELVEKERKQDSGEKDKFWSNGANDEDNSSRCCIVM encoded by the exons ATGGCAACTAAAGACGTTAAAGATATTAAGGACATTAAGGACGACACCTCTGCCACTTCGTCAAGCAAGTTTTTCACGCGGGCGGAAGTGGCAAAGCATACCGAACCCAACGATACATGGatcattattcataataatgtttacaatGTCACTCCCTTCCTTAATGAG caTCCTGGAGGCGAAGAAGTACTTTTGGAACAAGCTGGAAGCGATGCCTCTGAACCATTTGAAGATATTGGACATTCAACTGATGCAAGACAAATGATGGAATCGTATAAAATTGGAGAATTAGTAGAA aaagaaaggaaacaAGATAgtggagaaaaagataaattttggtCTAATGGAGCTAATGACGAGGACAATTCTAG TCGATGCTGCATCGTGATGTGA
- the LOC126856024 gene encoding cytochrome b5-like isoform X1 — MATKDVKDIKDIKDDTSATSSSKFFTRAEVAKHTEPNDTWIIIHNNVYNVTPFLNEHPGGEEVLLEQAGSDASEPFEDIGHSTDARQMMESYKIGELVEKERKQDSGEKDKFWSNGANDEDNSSSWRSWLIPIALGVFATLVYRYFINTH; from the exons ATGGCAACTAAAGACGTTAAAGATATTAAGGACATTAAGGACGACACCTCTGCCACTTCGTCAAGCAAGTTTTTCACGCGGGCGGAAGTGGCAAAGCATACCGAACCCAACGATACATGGatcattattcataataatgtttacaatGTCACTCCCTTCCTTAATGAG caTCCTGGAGGCGAAGAAGTACTTTTGGAACAAGCTGGAAGCGATGCCTCTGAACCATTTGAAGATATTGGACATTCAACTGATGCAAGACAAATGATGGAATCGTATAAAATTGGAGAATTAGTAGAA aaagaaaggaaacaAGATAgtggagaaaaagataaattttggtCTAATGGAGCTAATGACGAGGACAATTCTAG TTCTTGGCGGTCCTGGTTGATCCCGATCGCTCTTGGAGTGTTCGCGACCCTCGTCTATCGCTACTTTATCAACACACATTAA